The following coding sequences are from one Rathayibacter sp. SW19 window:
- the def gene encoding peptide deformylase: MTERQIRLFGDPVLKTVSDPIGVIDERVRALVDDLIDSVRPPGRAGVAAAQIGVNLRAFSYNVDGEIGYLLNPTLIELSGEQELMDEGCLSVPGLWFPTLRYPQARARGIDLDGNELEVAGSGVLAQALQHETDHLDGLLYLDRLDKPNRREAMKQVRESSWF, encoded by the coding sequence GTGACCGAACGTCAGATCCGCTTGTTCGGCGACCCGGTCCTGAAGACCGTTTCCGACCCGATCGGCGTCATTGACGAGCGGGTTCGCGCTCTCGTCGACGACCTCATCGACAGTGTGCGACCGCCAGGCCGGGCCGGTGTCGCGGCGGCGCAGATCGGAGTGAACCTCCGTGCGTTCAGCTACAACGTCGACGGCGAGATCGGGTATCTTCTAAACCCCACACTCATCGAATTGAGCGGCGAGCAAGAGCTGATGGACGAGGGTTGCCTGTCGGTTCCCGGGCTCTGGTTTCCGACTTTGCGATACCCGCAGGCCCGAGCGCGCGGGATCGACCTCGACGGCAACGAGCTCGAGGTTGCGGGCAGCGGTGTTCTGGCGCAGGCCCTGCAACATGAGACGGATCATCTTGACGGGCTGCTCTACCTTGATCGCCTTGACAAGCCGAACCGGCGTGAAGCGATGAAACAGGTGCGGGAGAGTTCCTGGTTCTAA
- a CDS encoding ROK family glucokinase — translation MTHAIGIDIGGTKIAGALVDELGVIVREDRRPTPTGADQPQRIVEVVVSMVADLSVGAEVAAAGVAAAGFIDAAQSIVYYAPNIAWRNEPFRDKLEARLNIPVVVENDANAAGWAEFRFGAGRLVSDMVMLTIGTGVGGAIVSNDALFRGGFGAGAELGHLRLVPGGLPCGCGARGCIEQYGSGRALQRMANELADAGGIGQALADARRRTGTLSGEDISALILAGDAGALAALRQLGDGLGQACASLGAVLDPQLFVFGGGVAQAGELLLEPIRAAFLENLPARGYHPEPEFRIAQLVNNAGVVGAADLARLHAETR, via the coding sequence GTGACGCACGCGATCGGAATCGACATCGGCGGCACGAAGATTGCAGGAGCGCTCGTTGATGAGCTCGGCGTGATTGTGCGCGAGGATCGCAGGCCGACTCCGACGGGTGCAGACCAGCCGCAGCGGATCGTCGAGGTTGTGGTGTCGATGGTCGCCGATCTTTCTGTCGGCGCAGAAGTTGCTGCGGCCGGCGTCGCTGCTGCCGGTTTCATCGATGCCGCTCAGTCGATCGTCTACTACGCACCGAACATCGCCTGGCGCAATGAGCCGTTCCGGGACAAACTCGAGGCGCGACTGAATATCCCGGTCGTCGTAGAGAACGATGCGAACGCCGCGGGGTGGGCGGAGTTCCGTTTCGGTGCCGGGCGTCTGGTCAGCGATATGGTCATGCTCACCATCGGCACAGGGGTCGGCGGGGCGATCGTCAGTAACGATGCACTTTTCCGTGGAGGCTTCGGCGCTGGAGCAGAACTGGGGCATCTGCGGCTCGTGCCAGGCGGCCTGCCGTGCGGCTGCGGCGCGCGCGGCTGCATCGAGCAGTACGGATCGGGCAGAGCGCTGCAGCGGATGGCGAACGAACTGGCAGACGCAGGGGGCATCGGCCAGGCGTTGGCGGATGCGCGACGCCGCACGGGCACACTCTCCGGGGAGGACATCAGCGCGCTCATCCTGGCCGGCGATGCCGGAGCGCTGGCCGCTCTGCGCCAACTCGGAGATGGACTGGGCCAGGCGTGCGCAAGCCTTGGGGCGGTGCTCGATCCGCAGCTGTTCGTGTTCGGCGGCGGTGTAGCGCAGGCGGGCGAACTACTGTTAGAGCCGATTCGTGCAGCATTCCTGGAGAACCTTCCCGCGCGCGGCTATCATCCGGAACCGGAATTCCGGATCGCGCAACTGGTCAACAATGCCGGGGTGGTTGGCGCGGCAGATCTGGCCCGACTGCACGCTGAAACGCGATGA
- a CDS encoding pyruvate carboxylase codes for MFRKILVANRGEIAIRAFRAAYELGAATVAVFPFEDRSSLHRLKADEAYQIGEPGHPVRAYLDVSEIIRVARESGADAIYPGYGFLSENPELAEAARAAGIAFIGPGAHVLEMAGNKVTAKEHAVAAGVPVLASTAPSRDIDELIAQAEGIGFPLFAKAVAGGGGRGMRRVDEKSQLRGALAEAMREADSAFGDPTMFLEQAVLRPRHIEVQILADGQGNTIHLFERDCSVQRRHQKVVEIAPAPNLSDEIRQSLYRDAVAFAKSIGYVNAGTVEFLVDTVGERAGQHVFIEMNPRIQVEHTVTEEVTDVDLVQSQMLIASGSSLAELGLSQESVHLRGAALQCRITTEDPTAGFRPDTGKITTYRSPGGAGIRLDGGTINPGAQISAHFDSMLAKMTCRGRDFPAAVARARRGLAEFRIRGVSTNISFLQAVLEDPSFIAGDLSTSFIEERPQLVRGRVSKDRGTKVLAWLADVTVNQPNGARPIMIEPAQKLPAVDLSVPAPAGSRQRLLELGPVGFAAALRAQSALAVTETTFRDAHQSLLATRVRTKDLLAAAPYVARLTPQLLSVEAWGGATYDVALRFLGEDPWARLASLREGLPNVAIQMLLRGRNTVGYTPYPTAVTDAFVGEAAATGVDIFRIFDALNDVEQMRPAIDAVLATGSAVAEVAVCYTGDLTDPAENLYTLDYYLHLAEQIVQSGAHILAIKDMAGLLRPAAAEKLVAAFRERFDLPVHVHTHDTAGGQLATLLAASRAGADAVDVASAPMAGTTSQPSASALVAALEHTERDTGLSLAAVTDLEPYWEAVRTMYRPFESGLPGPTGRVYKHEIPGGQLSNLRQQATALGLAENFELIEDMYAAANAILGRIPKVTPSSKVVGDLALYLAAVHADPTDFAENPGNYDVPDSVVGFMAGELGDLPGGWPEPFRSKVLAGRTVRIGVTDITAEERAGLAGDSATRRTTLNRLLFPAPTRQFEQIRELFGDLSVVDTVDYLYGLNPGTEHVIEIEKGVRLYVGLEAIGEADDKGMRTVMTTLNGQLRPVFVRDRSIQIQTKAAEKADTAKPGHVPAPFSGVVTLQVAVGDTVLAGKPVASIEAMKMEAAITSPIAGMIERLAIPKTQQVDAGDLLVVVTPLEV; via the coding sequence ATGTTCCGTAAGATCCTCGTTGCCAACCGCGGTGAGATTGCTATTCGTGCGTTTCGCGCGGCGTATGAGTTGGGGGCGGCCACGGTCGCGGTTTTCCCGTTTGAGGACCGGAGTTCGTTGCATCGGCTGAAGGCCGATGAGGCGTATCAGATCGGTGAGCCGGGGCATCCGGTGCGCGCTTATTTGGATGTGTCCGAGATCATTCGGGTGGCCAGGGAGTCGGGTGCGGACGCGATCTATCCCGGTTACGGGTTCTTGTCGGAGAACCCGGAATTGGCGGAGGCGGCTCGCGCTGCGGGCATCGCGTTCATCGGTCCGGGTGCGCACGTTTTGGAGATGGCCGGCAACAAGGTCACGGCGAAGGAGCACGCGGTTGCCGCGGGTGTGCCGGTGCTGGCCTCGACGGCGCCGTCGAGGGATATCGACGAATTGATCGCGCAGGCGGAGGGCATCGGGTTCCCGCTGTTCGCTAAGGCGGTTGCAGGCGGTGGCGGTCGTGGGATGCGTCGCGTCGACGAGAAATCGCAGTTGCGCGGCGCGCTGGCCGAGGCGATGCGCGAGGCGGACAGTGCGTTCGGGGATCCGACGATGTTCTTGGAGCAGGCGGTGTTGCGGCCGAGGCATATCGAGGTGCAGATTCTTGCGGATGGGCAGGGCAACACGATCCACCTGTTCGAGCGTGATTGTTCTGTGCAGCGGCGGCATCAGAAGGTTGTGGAGATCGCGCCGGCGCCGAATCTGTCTGATGAGATCCGGCAGTCGTTGTATCGGGATGCTGTTGCGTTTGCGAAATCGATCGGGTACGTGAATGCCGGTACGGTGGAGTTTTTGGTCGACACGGTGGGGGAGCGGGCCGGTCAGCATGTTTTCATCGAGATGAATCCGCGCATTCAGGTCGAGCACACGGTGACGGAGGAGGTCACCGATGTGGACTTGGTGCAGTCGCAGATGCTGATCGCTTCGGGTTCGAGCCTGGCCGAATTGGGGCTGAGTCAGGAGAGCGTACACCTGCGGGGTGCCGCGCTGCAGTGCCGGATCACGACGGAGGATCCGACGGCGGGGTTCAGGCCGGATACCGGCAAGATCACGACGTATCGGTCGCCGGGTGGCGCCGGCATCCGTTTGGATGGCGGCACGATCAATCCTGGGGCGCAGATCAGTGCGCATTTCGATTCGATGCTGGCGAAGATGACGTGTCGTGGTCGGGATTTCCCGGCGGCGGTGGCGCGCGCGCGGCGGGGCTTGGCGGAGTTTCGCATCCGAGGAGTGTCGACGAACATTTCGTTCCTGCAGGCGGTGTTGGAGGATCCCTCGTTCATTGCAGGGGACCTGTCGACGTCGTTCATAGAGGAGCGTCCGCAGTTGGTGCGTGGCCGGGTCTCCAAGGATCGCGGTACGAAGGTGTTGGCGTGGTTGGCGGATGTGACGGTGAACCAGCCGAATGGTGCGCGGCCGATCATGATCGAGCCGGCGCAGAAGTTGCCTGCTGTTGATCTGAGTGTTCCGGCACCTGCGGGTTCCAGGCAGCGGTTGCTTGAGTTGGGCCCGGTCGGGTTCGCGGCGGCGTTGCGGGCGCAGAGCGCGTTGGCCGTCACGGAGACCACGTTCCGGGACGCGCATCAGTCGTTGTTGGCGACGCGGGTGCGCACGAAGGACCTGTTGGCGGCGGCCCCGTATGTTGCCCGGTTGACACCGCAGTTGTTGTCGGTGGAGGCGTGGGGTGGTGCGACCTACGATGTTGCGTTGCGGTTTCTTGGTGAGGACCCGTGGGCGCGGTTGGCGTCCCTGCGTGAGGGCTTGCCGAACGTGGCGATCCAGATGTTGTTGCGTGGCCGTAACACCGTCGGTTACACCCCGTATCCGACGGCGGTGACGGATGCGTTCGTCGGCGAGGCTGCGGCGACCGGTGTGGATATCTTCCGAATTTTCGATGCGTTGAACGATGTGGAACAGATGCGTCCGGCGATCGATGCCGTGCTGGCGACGGGAAGTGCCGTGGCGGAGGTTGCCGTGTGTTACACCGGGGATCTGACGGACCCGGCGGAGAATCTCTACACGCTTGACTATTACCTGCACCTGGCGGAGCAGATCGTTCAGTCCGGTGCGCACATCCTGGCGATCAAGGACATGGCCGGGCTGCTGCGGCCTGCCGCGGCCGAGAAACTCGTGGCGGCGTTCCGGGAACGATTCGACCTGCCCGTGCATGTGCACACCCACGACACGGCCGGCGGCCAGCTGGCGACCCTGCTCGCAGCGTCGCGGGCGGGTGCCGACGCGGTGGACGTGGCGTCCGCGCCGATGGCGGGCACGACCAGCCAGCCCTCGGCATCCGCCCTGGTGGCGGCGCTGGAACACACCGAACGCGATACCGGCCTCTCGCTTGCGGCTGTGACCGATCTGGAACCGTATTGGGAGGCGGTGCGCACCATGTACCGGCCGTTCGAGTCCGGTCTGCCCGGTCCGACCGGTCGCGTGTACAAGCACGAGATTCCCGGCGGGCAGCTGTCCAACTTGCGCCAGCAGGCCACAGCGTTGGGGTTGGCGGAGAACTTCGAACTGATCGAGGACATGTACGCGGCAGCGAACGCGATCCTGGGCCGCATCCCGAAGGTCACCCCGTCGTCCAAGGTCGTCGGCGACTTGGCGTTGTATCTTGCCGCCGTGCACGCGGACCCGACCGACTTCGCCGAGAACCCCGGCAACTATGACGTGCCGGACTCGGTCGTCGGGTTCATGGCTGGGGAACTGGGCGACCTGCCCGGCGGCTGGCCGGAACCGTTCCGCAGCAAGGTGCTCGCCGGGCGAACCGTGCGGATCGGCGTGACCGACATCACCGCGGAGGAACGCGCCGGCCTGGCCGGTGACAGCGCCACCCGCCGCACGACGTTGAACCGGTTGCTGTTCCCCGCGCCGACCCGGCAGTTCGAGCAGATCCGGGAACTGTTCGGCGACCTCTCCGTCGTGGACACCGTCGACTACTTGTACGGGTTGAATCCGGGCACGGAACACGTCATCGAGATCGAAAAGGGTGTGCGCCTCTACGTCGGATTGGAGGCCATCGGCGAAGCAGACGACAAGGGCATGCGCACCGTGATGACGACCCTGAACGGGCAGTTACGGCCCGTGTTCGTGCGCGACCGCTCCATCCAGATCCAAACCAAAGCCGCCGAGAAGGCAGACACCGCCAAACCCGGGCACGTGCCCGCCCCGTTCTCCGGCGTCGTCACACTCCAGGTCGCGGTCGGAGACACCGTCCTGGCCGGCAAACCCGTCGCATCCATCGAGGCCATGAAGATGGAAGCAGCGATCACCTCCCCGATCGCAGGCATGATCGAACGGCTCGCCATCCCCAAAACCCAACAAGTCGACGCCGGCGACCTCCTGGTCGTCGTCACACCACTGGAGGTGTGA
- a CDS encoding mycothione reductase: MQSAEAEQAEAVRDFDLIVIGAGSGNSLIGPEFDDWSVALIDDGRWFGGTCLNAGCIPTKMFVRVADVITDAVDGGDIGVSATIDPVDWPAIRDRVFAKTDKISNAGFRYRDVKSPNVTVFRESFGFQDRHTLVSASGERIRAPRIVVAAGSRPRVLNAAYEPDDAITDSDTIMRIESLPESLVIIGGGAVAAEFAHVFGSFGVDVTVVTRSERMLTHLDDEIADRYTELARERWTLRTGETVEAIDRIGDKLCVTTSSGVQLETERVLVALGRVPNSDTLAAASVGFDLHPDGRIAVDAQQRVLTGGFPVDGVFALGDVSSPWQLKHVANHEARVVQHNLAHPSDLTGGRPGPVPAAVFSRPQIAHFGATEREARAGGADVVAVSQEYRTTAYGWALEDTTSFCKLVVDRASGRLLGAHIIGPEASILLQPLIQAASEERSVRGLARGQFWPHPAATEVVENALLKAEEAL; this comes from the coding sequence ATGCAGTCTGCAGAGGCGGAGCAGGCTGAGGCCGTTCGCGACTTCGACCTGATCGTGATCGGCGCCGGATCCGGCAATTCGTTGATCGGCCCGGAGTTCGACGACTGGTCCGTCGCATTGATCGACGACGGCCGCTGGTTCGGAGGGACCTGCCTGAATGCGGGTTGCATTCCGACCAAGATGTTCGTGCGTGTCGCTGATGTCATCACTGATGCAGTGGACGGTGGGGACATCGGTGTCAGTGCGACAATCGACCCGGTCGACTGGCCAGCGATCCGCGATCGCGTATTTGCGAAAACCGACAAGATCTCCAACGCCGGTTTCCGCTATCGGGACGTGAAGTCGCCAAACGTCACCGTCTTCAGGGAATCGTTCGGATTCCAGGATCGGCACACGCTGGTCAGCGCGAGCGGGGAACGGATTCGGGCACCGCGCATCGTTGTCGCGGCGGGTTCGCGTCCGCGCGTGCTGAACGCGGCGTACGAGCCGGATGACGCGATCACGGATTCAGACACGATCATGCGCATCGAGTCGCTGCCCGAGTCACTGGTGATCATCGGCGGGGGAGCCGTTGCTGCGGAATTCGCACACGTCTTCGGTTCGTTCGGAGTCGACGTCACTGTCGTGACCCGCTCAGAACGGATGCTGACGCATCTGGACGATGAGATAGCCGACCGCTACACCGAATTGGCCCGAGAACGGTGGACGCTTCGCACGGGCGAGACGGTCGAAGCGATCGACCGGATCGGCGACAAGCTGTGTGTCACCACGAGTTCCGGGGTACAGCTGGAAACAGAGCGCGTGCTCGTCGCACTCGGACGCGTGCCGAACAGTGACACGCTCGCTGCGGCATCCGTTGGCTTCGATCTGCACCCAGACGGCCGCATCGCGGTGGACGCGCAGCAGCGGGTCCTCACAGGCGGGTTTCCGGTTGACGGTGTCTTCGCACTAGGCGACGTCAGTTCGCCGTGGCAACTCAAACACGTGGCGAACCATGAAGCGCGGGTCGTGCAGCATAACCTCGCGCATCCGTCCGACCTGACGGGTGGGCGACCTGGGCCCGTGCCAGCAGCGGTTTTCAGCCGACCGCAGATCGCGCACTTCGGTGCGACCGAGCGGGAGGCCCGCGCGGGCGGGGCGGATGTTGTAGCCGTCAGCCAGGAATACCGCACGACCGCGTACGGTTGGGCGCTCGAGGACACAACGAGTTTCTGCAAGCTCGTTGTCGATCGCGCCAGCGGGCGTCTTCTCGGGGCGCACATCATTGGACCGGAGGCGAGCATTCTGCTCCAGCCGCTGATCCAGGCAGCGAGCGAGGAGCGCAGCGTGCGCGGCCTTGCTCGAGGCCAGTTCTGGCCGCATCCGGCCGCGACAGAGGTCGTGGAAAATGCCCTGCTGAAGGCCGAGGAGGCGCTGTGA
- a CDS encoding AMP-dependent synthetase/ligase — translation MEQFDAPALVAADPEANITDLLVDRVALTPDAALFSVPTGDGWRNVSSAEFLRQVRALAKGLIAAGIEPGDKIGLMCRTRYEWTLIDFAVLFAGAILVPVYETSSPTQVQWNLTDSGASALIVETPEHFARFDEVHPDLPLIEKVWQIDLGDLDKLATSGSAVEDAEVERRRNLARADDIATLIYTSGSTGRPRGCVLTHANFVELSRNSAVALKEVLEDPNGASTLLFITTAHVFARFISILCVHAGVRVGHQPDTRQLLPALASFKPTFLLAVPRVFEKVYNSAEAKADAGGKGAIFRKAAATAVAYSQAGAAGSVPLGLKLKYLLYNTLVYGKLRAAMGGNVKYAVSGSAPLGAHLGHFFHSLGIVILEGYGLTETTAPATVNLATRSKIGTVGPALPGVSLRVADDGEISVKGINVFKEYWNNPEATAAALKDGWFLTGDLGSFDSDGFLTITGRKKEIIVTAGGKNVSPAALEDPIRANSLVSQVIVVGDKKPFIAALITLDAEMLPAWLSNKGLDPQMSISTAATHPAVLEELQNAVDLANSRVSRAESIRKFVVLPVELSEDSGHLTPKLSIKRQVILDDYADTIENLYNAAPATEGISLHH, via the coding sequence GTGGAACAGTTCGACGCACCCGCGCTTGTCGCTGCAGACCCCGAAGCGAACATCACCGATCTGCTGGTCGATCGGGTTGCGCTGACACCGGATGCCGCCTTGTTCTCCGTGCCGACCGGCGACGGCTGGCGCAACGTGTCGAGCGCGGAGTTCCTCCGTCAGGTTCGCGCCCTCGCCAAGGGCCTGATCGCAGCAGGAATCGAACCCGGCGACAAGATCGGGCTGATGTGCCGCACCCGCTATGAGTGGACGCTGATCGACTTCGCGGTGCTGTTCGCCGGTGCGATCCTGGTGCCGGTGTACGAAACCAGTTCGCCGACGCAGGTGCAATGGAACCTGACGGACTCCGGCGCGAGCGCTCTGATCGTCGAAACGCCGGAGCATTTCGCCCGGTTCGACGAGGTCCACCCCGACCTCCCGCTGATTGAGAAGGTCTGGCAGATCGACCTGGGCGACCTTGACAAGCTTGCCACATCCGGAAGCGCCGTCGAGGACGCCGAAGTGGAACGTCGCCGCAACCTGGCCAGGGCCGATGATATCGCGACGCTGATCTACACGTCCGGGTCAACCGGTCGACCGCGCGGCTGCGTGCTGACCCACGCCAACTTCGTCGAACTCTCCCGCAACTCTGCCGTTGCGCTGAAAGAGGTCCTCGAGGATCCGAACGGGGCTTCAACACTGCTGTTCATCACAACAGCACACGTCTTTGCACGGTTCATTTCGATTCTGTGCGTGCACGCCGGTGTTCGTGTCGGCCATCAGCCGGACACCCGTCAGCTGCTGCCGGCACTGGCATCATTCAAACCGACCTTCCTGCTCGCCGTGCCGCGCGTCTTCGAAAAGGTCTACAACTCGGCGGAGGCGAAAGCGGATGCCGGCGGCAAGGGCGCGATCTTCCGCAAGGCGGCGGCGACAGCCGTTGCCTACTCGCAGGCCGGCGCGGCCGGCTCTGTTCCGCTGGGCCTCAAACTGAAATACCTGCTGTACAACACGCTCGTCTACGGCAAGCTCCGTGCTGCGATGGGCGGCAACGTGAAGTACGCAGTGTCCGGCTCTGCTCCGCTTGGTGCTCACCTCGGGCACTTCTTCCACAGCTTGGGCATCGTGATTCTCGAGGGCTACGGACTCACAGAGACCACGGCGCCTGCGACGGTGAACCTCGCTACTCGTTCGAAAATCGGCACCGTCGGCCCCGCACTGCCTGGCGTATCGTTGCGCGTGGCCGACGACGGCGAAATCTCTGTCAAGGGGATCAACGTCTTCAAGGAGTATTGGAACAACCCTGAGGCGACGGCTGCCGCTCTCAAGGACGGGTGGTTCCTCACCGGCGACTTGGGCAGTTTCGACTCAGATGGTTTTCTCACAATCACCGGGCGCAAGAAGGAGATCATCGTCACAGCCGGCGGCAAGAACGTTTCACCGGCCGCGCTCGAAGACCCGATCCGGGCGAACTCGCTGGTCAGCCAAGTGATCGTCGTCGGAGACAAGAAACCGTTCATCGCCGCGCTCATCACCCTCGACGCGGAGATGCTCCCGGCGTGGCTGTCAAACAAGGGGCTGGACCCGCAGATGAGCATCTCGACTGCCGCGACCCACCCCGCGGTTCTCGAAGAATTGCAGAACGCGGTCGACCTCGCGAACTCCCGAGTGTCGCGCGCGGAATCGATCCGCAAGTTCGTGGTGCTCCCCGTTGAGCTCAGCGAGGACAGCGGGCACCTGACGCCGAAACTGAGCATCAAGCGGCAGGTGATCTTGGACGACTACGCGGACACCATCGAGAACCTGTACAACGCTGCGCCGGCCACTGAGGGCATCTCGCTCCACCACTAG
- a CDS encoding lysophospholipid acyltransferase family protein has product MFYWFMKYLVAGPIIKSIFRPWVIGAEKIPKHGGLILASNHLSFIDSIVLPLMIERRLSFLAKSEYFTRKGLVGWFTKSFMKATGQLPIDRSGGKASEASLNTGLRVLAGGEVLGIYPEGTRSPDAKLYRGRTGVARMILEARVPVVPVVMVDTEKVMPIGTRLPKVGRIGIIVGEPLDFSRFEGMESDRFILRSITDEIVYNLHSLGGQEYSDVYATTVKEKQASHSR; this is encoded by the coding sequence ATGTTCTACTGGTTCATGAAGTATCTGGTCGCAGGCCCGATCATCAAGTCAATCTTTCGGCCGTGGGTGATCGGCGCCGAAAAGATCCCCAAACACGGCGGCCTGATCCTGGCGAGCAACCATCTTTCATTCATCGATTCGATCGTGCTGCCGCTGATGATCGAGCGCCGGCTCTCGTTTCTTGCTAAGAGCGAATATTTCACGCGAAAAGGTCTCGTCGGATGGTTCACAAAGAGCTTCATGAAGGCGACGGGCCAGCTGCCGATCGATCGATCGGGCGGCAAGGCGTCGGAGGCCTCATTGAACACCGGCCTGCGAGTGCTTGCCGGCGGTGAAGTGCTCGGCATCTATCCAGAGGGCACGCGAAGCCCGGATGCGAAGCTCTATCGTGGGCGCACCGGGGTCGCCCGAATGATTCTCGAAGCGCGCGTTCCAGTCGTGCCCGTCGTCATGGTGGACACCGAGAAGGTCATGCCGATCGGCACACGGCTGCCCAAAGTGGGGCGGATCGGCATCATCGTCGGCGAACCACTCGATTTCTCTCGGTTCGAAGGCATGGAGAGTGATCGGTTCATCCTGCGCTCGATCACGGATGAGATCGTTTACAACCTGCACTCGCTCGGCGGGCAAGAGTATTCGGACGTGTACGCCACCACCGTCAAGGAAAAGCAGGCTTCGCATTCACGATAG